The following coding sequences are from one Impatiens glandulifera unplaced genomic scaffold, dImpGla2.1, whole genome shotgun sequence window:
- the LOC124917696 gene encoding zinc finger BED domain-containing protein RICESLEEPER 3-like, which yields METTQVSTDTIENVSSNSIPSVITTSAITTNVDDTIVGKKRKLFSNVWNDFQKENINGKVKAICNHCKKQLIGDSKNDTKHLWAHLRTCPKLKMKDINQMNQKYLKAEKGEDGITKIVNMTFDQDVSRKKLARMIIRHDYPLSIVDHEGFRDFVNSIQPLFTMISRNTL from the coding sequence ATGGAAACTACTCAAGTTTCAACTGATACCATTGAAAATGTTTCATCAAATTCAATTCCTAGTGTAATTACAACAAGTGCAATTACAACAAATGTTGATGATACCATTGTTGGGAAGAAAAGAAAGTTATTTTCAAATGTTTGgaatgattttcaaaaagaaaatataaatggaAAAGTTAAAGCAATATGCAACCATTGTAAGAAGCAACTAATAGGTGATTCAAAAAATGACACAAAACATTTGTGGGCTCATCTTCGGACTTGTCCAAAATTGAAGATGAAAGATATCAATCAGATGAATCAAAAATATCTAAAGGCTGAAAAGGGTGAAGATGGAATAACAAAGATTGTTAATATGACTTTTGACCAAGATGTGTCACGAAAAAAATTAGCAAGAATGATTATTAGACATGACTATCCTCTTTCGATAGTTGACCATGAAGGCTTTAGAGATTTTGTGAATAGTATACAACCGTTGTTCACTATGATTTCTAGAAATACCCTCTGA